In Chitinophaga nivalis, a single genomic region encodes these proteins:
- a CDS encoding dihydroorotase — MHILLKNVKITAPSSPLHGQQKDISIQNGIIQQIADHLEDPYATVIAGDNLHVSAGWMDIFSHFCDPGQEHKEDLYSGVKAAATGGFTTVMIVPNTQPALHTKPQIEYVLSTTRHAAATVLPIGAVTKNLEGSGLAEMYEMHHAGAIAFSDGLKPLQSPGLMLKALQYIKAFDGTLLQVPDDQSISAHGLMNEGVASTRLGMPGKPAIAEELIIQRDLRLAKYTDSRIHFTGISTRRSVDLIAAAKAEGIKVTCSVTPYHLSLTDEQLFSYDTHLKVNPPLRTADDVQALQEALQAGIIDCIATHHQPQDWDAKQVEFEYAKYGMIGLESAFGVLRQYLPNLPIDQLITLLSAQPRKVFGLPQPALMEGAAANLTVFNPDINWEFTTAHIASRSKNSPYIGSQLKGKVIATVNGPIFHLNS, encoded by the coding sequence ATGCATATATTACTCAAAAACGTAAAGATTACAGCACCTTCCTCTCCTTTGCACGGGCAGCAAAAAGATATTTCCATTCAAAACGGCATCATTCAACAGATAGCAGATCATCTCGAAGATCCCTATGCTACTGTGATTGCGGGCGATAACCTGCATGTTTCTGCCGGATGGATGGATATCTTCTCCCACTTCTGCGATCCGGGCCAGGAACACAAGGAAGATCTGTACAGCGGTGTGAAGGCAGCAGCCACCGGCGGGTTTACGACGGTGATGATCGTACCCAACACCCAACCGGCCCTGCATACCAAGCCGCAGATCGAATACGTACTGAGCACTACACGACATGCTGCAGCAACGGTACTGCCAATTGGCGCCGTTACCAAAAATCTGGAAGGAAGCGGCCTGGCCGAAATGTATGAAATGCACCATGCGGGCGCCATTGCGTTTTCAGATGGCCTTAAGCCCCTGCAATCCCCCGGTCTGATGCTCAAAGCCCTCCAGTATATCAAGGCTTTTGACGGCACCTTACTCCAGGTACCCGACGACCAAAGTATTTCTGCCCATGGACTCATGAATGAAGGCGTTGCTTCCACCCGGCTGGGCATGCCCGGCAAACCGGCCATCGCGGAAGAACTCATCATTCAGCGGGACCTCCGGCTCGCAAAATATACAGACTCCCGTATCCACTTCACCGGTATCAGCACCCGCCGGTCAGTAGACCTGATCGCAGCTGCCAAAGCTGAAGGGATCAAAGTAACCTGCTCTGTAACCCCTTATCATTTATCCTTAACCGACGAACAGCTTTTCAGCTACGATACCCACTTAAAAGTAAATCCTCCGCTACGTACAGCCGATGATGTACAAGCCTTACAGGAAGCATTGCAAGCGGGTATTATTGACTGTATTGCCACCCACCACCAACCCCAGGACTGGGATGCCAAGCAGGTAGAATTTGAATATGCAAAGTATGGGATGATAGGATTGGAAAGCGCTTTTGGCGTGTTAAGACAATACCTTCCCAACCTCCCCATTGATCAGCTGATTACCCTGCTTTCTGCACAACCCAGAAAAGTATTCGGACTGCCACAACCCGCTCTGATGGAGGGCGCAGCCGCTAACCTCACGGTATTTAATCCGGATATCAACTGGGAGTTTACTACTGCACATATTGCTTCCCGATCCAAAAATTCACCGTATATTGGAAGCCAACTGAAGGGCAAGGTGATTGCCACAGTTAATGGTCCTATTTTTCATCTAAACTCTTAA
- a CDS encoding DUF4199 domain-containing protein produces MQQTSNPGIKWGIISGLVLIFLNVISWVAGSSILFAWWNSIIQLLIFAFFGILAGIEAKKAAGGFISFKDVLKPVFITFIIGTLMITLYQYVLYKFIDPSLVDALKHHIMQATESTLRMMKAPQDEIDKQLDELNGTDFNVGLSKSFMDFLKGIIFYFVISVIIALIVRKKAPVDVKL; encoded by the coding sequence ATGCAACAAACTTCGAATCCCGGCATCAAATGGGGTATTATTTCCGGATTAGTATTAATTTTTCTGAATGTCATTAGCTGGGTCGCAGGTTCCTCCATCCTATTTGCCTGGTGGAACAGTATTATTCAATTGTTAATATTTGCTTTCTTCGGTATACTCGCCGGCATAGAGGCAAAAAAAGCCGCTGGTGGATTTATCAGTTTTAAAGATGTGTTAAAACCGGTTTTCATCACCTTCATCATTGGTACGCTGATGATTACGCTGTACCAGTATGTACTGTATAAATTCATTGATCCATCGCTGGTAGATGCACTCAAACATCATATCATGCAGGCAACTGAAAGCACCCTGCGTATGATGAAAGCGCCGCAGGACGAAATCGACAAACAACTCGATGAACTCAACGGCACAGACTTTAATGTGGGCTTGTCCAAATCTTTCATGGATTTCCTGAAGGGTATTATTTTCTACTTTGTTATATCTGTTATCATTGCCCTGATCGTCCGTAAAAAGGCGCCGGTGGACGTGAAACTATAA
- a CDS encoding GHMP family kinase ATP-binding protein: protein MIYRSKAPLRIGLAGGGTDVSPYSDLYGGAILNATISLYARAAIEPRTDGKIIFECADRRETATYDAVYPLPLDGTLDILKGVINRVQKDFGTLSGNGFKLTTYVDAPAGSGLGTSSTLVVAVLGAFAEWLKLPLGEYDMAHLAYCIEREDLQQAGGKQDQYAATFGGVNFMEFYKGDKVIVNPLRIKEVNLHELENNLVLFYTSTSRLSSSIISEQQKNVTDKKDDSIEAMHHLKEQAIMMKEAILRGTIDKIGEILNYGFEYKKKMAKGITNPQLDEIYDAARKAGASGGKISGAGGGGFMIFYCPGNTRFAVVDALSGFGGDVKRYNFTTHGIQTWSI from the coding sequence ATGATATACAGAAGTAAAGCACCTCTGCGTATAGGCCTTGCCGGTGGCGGCACAGATGTAAGTCCGTATTCGGACTTATACGGCGGGGCAATTCTGAATGCTACCATATCTTTATACGCAAGAGCTGCGATAGAACCACGCACTGATGGAAAAATTATTTTTGAATGTGCCGACCGCAGGGAGACTGCTACCTATGATGCCGTATATCCATTACCGTTAGATGGCACACTGGATATTCTCAAAGGCGTGATCAACCGGGTACAGAAAGACTTCGGTACTTTATCCGGCAACGGATTCAAGCTCACCACCTATGTGGATGCACCCGCCGGCTCCGGCCTGGGGACTTCTTCCACCCTGGTAGTAGCGGTACTGGGCGCTTTTGCCGAATGGCTGAAACTTCCCCTGGGCGAATATGATATGGCCCATCTGGCCTACTGTATCGAACGAGAGGACCTACAACAAGCCGGTGGCAAGCAGGATCAATATGCAGCCACCTTCGGCGGCGTTAACTTCATGGAGTTTTACAAAGGCGATAAAGTCATTGTAAACCCACTCCGCATCAAGGAAGTAAACCTGCACGAACTGGAGAACAACCTGGTATTGTTCTACACTTCTACCAGCCGTCTCTCCTCTTCCATCATCTCTGAGCAACAAAAAAATGTAACCGATAAAAAGGATGATTCCATTGAAGCCATGCACCACCTGAAAGAACAGGCGATCATGATGAAGGAAGCTATCCTCCGCGGTACCATTGATAAAATAGGCGAAATACTGAATTACGGTTTCGAATACAAGAAAAAAATGGCCAAAGGCATTACCAACCCGCAACTGGATGAAATCTACGATGCGGCCCGTAAAGCCGGCGCCAGCGGCGGAAAAATATCCGGCGCCGGTGGAGGTGGTTTCATGATTTTCTATTGCCCCGGCAATACCCGCTTTGCAGTAGTAGATGCACTCAGCGGTTTTGGCGGCGATGTAAAACGCTATAACTTTACTACCCACGGTATTCAAACCTGGAGCATCTAA
- a CDS encoding D-sedoheptulose-7-phosphate isomerase, whose product MKQKIANTIRQSIAVKEAICQDELLLHTIQQVAEVITHSLQTDHKILFCGNGGSAADAQHLAAEFSGRFYKDRTPLYAEALHCNTSYLTAVGNDYGYDQVYARILRGIGKPGDVLVGISTSGNSANILEAMKTAKEQGMIVVSMTGSTGGKMKDGSDYLINIPSTDTPRIQEAHITVGHIICEIVENNLFGE is encoded by the coding sequence ATGAAACAAAAAATTGCCAACACCATTCGTCAGAGTATTGCGGTAAAAGAAGCCATCTGCCAGGACGAATTGTTGTTACACACCATACAACAGGTAGCAGAAGTGATTACCCACAGCCTGCAAACCGATCATAAGATTCTCTTTTGCGGTAACGGCGGCAGCGCTGCAGATGCACAGCACCTGGCAGCAGAATTCTCCGGCCGCTTCTATAAAGACCGTACGCCTTTATATGCAGAAGCCCTGCACTGCAATACCTCCTATCTCACTGCTGTAGGCAACGACTACGGCTACGACCAGGTATATGCCCGTATCCTCCGTGGTATCGGCAAACCCGGTGATGTACTGGTAGGCATCTCTACTTCCGGCAATTCTGCCAACATTCTGGAAGCCATGAAAACGGCCAAAGAACAAGGGATGATTGTGGTAAGCATGACCGGCAGTACCGGCGGTAAAATGAAAGATGGCAGCGATTACCTGATCAATATACCTTCCACCGATACTCCCCGTATCCAGGAAGCCCACATTACAGTCGGACATATCATCTGCGAAATAGTAGAAAATAATCTCTTTGGCGAATGA
- a CDS encoding glycosyltransferase family 2 protein: MNISVIVPLKNEEESLPELAAWIARVMQAHHFTYEVWMVDDGSTDDSWQVIQQLAAQNQHIKGIKFQRNYGKSAALNEGFNAAQGDVVITMDADLQDSPDEIPELYRMITEGKYDLVSGWKKKRYDNAFTKNLPSKLYNYTTTRMSGVKLHDMNCGLKAYRKKVVKSIEVYGEMHRYIPVIAKWNGFRNIGEKVVEHRARKYGTSKFGLERFINGFLDLASIMFIGKFGKRPMHLFGALGSLFFFIGFVIAFYLTIAKILYYQYNMTDRPIFYLALLAMIIGSQLFLTGFIGELVTRNAPERNSYLVEERMDCSEKE, encoded by the coding sequence ATGAACATATCCGTAATCGTTCCTTTAAAAAACGAAGAAGAATCATTGCCTGAACTGGCAGCCTGGATAGCCCGGGTGATGCAGGCCCACCACTTTACCTATGAGGTATGGATGGTGGACGACGGCAGCACCGACGATTCCTGGCAAGTGATACAACAGCTGGCTGCACAGAACCAACATATCAAAGGCATTAAATTCCAACGGAACTACGGCAAATCTGCCGCACTGAACGAAGGATTCAATGCTGCCCAGGGTGATGTTGTCATTACCATGGATGCGGATCTGCAGGACAGTCCCGATGAAATTCCGGAGCTGTACCGCATGATTACCGAAGGAAAATATGACCTGGTCAGCGGCTGGAAAAAGAAACGTTACGATAATGCGTTCACTAAAAACCTGCCATCAAAGTTGTACAACTATACCACTACCCGGATGAGTGGCGTAAAGCTGCACGATATGAACTGCGGCCTGAAAGCCTATCGTAAAAAGGTAGTGAAATCCATAGAGGTATACGGGGAAATGCATCGCTATATTCCTGTTATCGCCAAATGGAACGGCTTCCGTAACATCGGTGAAAAAGTGGTAGAACACCGTGCCCGTAAATACGGCACCAGTAAGTTCGGTCTGGAACGCTTTATCAATGGCTTCCTCGACCTGGCTTCCATTATGTTCATCGGGAAATTCGGGAAACGTCCGATGCACCTTTTTGGTGCACTTGGCTCCCTCTTCTTCTTTATTGGCTTTGTTATTGCGTTCTATCTGACCATTGCTAAAATACTGTACTACCAGTACAACATGACAGACAGACCTATCTTTTATCTCGCCCTGTTGGCGATGATCATAGGTTCTCAGCTGTTTCTCACCGGATTTATCGGTGAACTGGTAACCCGCAATGCACCGGAACGTAATTCATACCTCGTGGAAGAACGGATGGATTGCTCCGAAAAGGAATAA
- a CDS encoding glycosyltransferase codes for MTDKKQKILILGTAYPFRGGLAAYNERLAEELQQTDDVEIWTFTIQYPNFLFPGKSQYSTDPAPRHLRIKRLINAVNPINWWIMGRKIRQMNPDIIISKYWLPFMGPCLGTLLRLGKKGHRTKVIAVLDNVVPHEKRPGDVLFTKYFLKPVDAFVAMSQSVLNDLRTFEPHKPASLIPHPIYDNYGALISKEAARAQLKLTPGKRYILFFGFIRQYKGLDLLLQAMADERMKKLDVHAIVAGEYYEDAAPYQQLLEQLQLGDRVLMHTDFIPTEAVKNYFCAADLVVQPYKSATQSGISQIAYHFEKPMVVTNVGGLVEMVPDGVVGFQAAPDPADIAAAIEKYFVGNHEAAMVAALKKEKLQYSWARLAKEIHTLAAGVKRDA; via the coding sequence ATGACTGACAAAAAGCAGAAAATACTAATCCTTGGCACAGCCTATCCTTTCCGGGGTGGGCTGGCTGCTTATAATGAGCGGCTCGCAGAAGAGCTCCAGCAAACGGATGATGTGGAAATATGGACGTTTACCATCCAATATCCCAACTTCCTCTTTCCCGGCAAGAGCCAATACTCTACCGACCCGGCCCCCCGGCACCTGCGGATCAAACGGCTCATCAATGCCGTTAATCCTATCAACTGGTGGATCATGGGACGCAAAATCCGGCAAATGAATCCGGATATCATCATCTCCAAATACTGGCTTCCTTTTATGGGCCCCTGCCTCGGTACCCTGCTCCGGCTGGGTAAAAAAGGCCATCGGACCAAAGTGATTGCCGTACTGGATAATGTGGTACCACATGAGAAAAGGCCCGGGGATGTACTTTTCACCAAATACTTCCTCAAACCGGTAGATGCCTTTGTGGCCATGAGTCAGTCGGTACTCAACGACCTGCGTACTTTTGAACCGCATAAACCGGCATCGCTCATTCCACATCCCATTTACGATAACTATGGTGCGCTTATCTCCAAAGAAGCCGCACGCGCGCAGCTGAAACTGACACCTGGCAAGCGTTATATCCTGTTCTTCGGTTTCATCCGCCAATACAAAGGCCTCGACCTGCTGCTGCAGGCTATGGCTGATGAACGGATGAAAAAGCTGGATGTACATGCCATCGTAGCCGGAGAATACTATGAAGACGCTGCACCCTATCAGCAGTTGCTGGAACAACTGCAACTGGGTGATCGGGTACTCATGCATACCGATTTTATTCCGACAGAAGCCGTGAAAAATTATTTCTGTGCGGCCGACCTGGTGGTACAGCCTTATAAAAGTGCTACCCAAAGCGGCATTTCACAGATTGCCTACCATTTCGAAAAACCGATGGTAGTTACCAATGTAGGCGGTCTCGTGGAAATGGTACCAGACGGTGTGGTAGGATTTCAGGCAGCTCCTGATCCCGCCGACATTGCAGCTGCTATTGAAAAATATTTCGTCGGCAACCACGAAGCAGCGATGGTAGCAGCACTCAAAAAAGAAAAATTACAATATTCCTGGGCACGACTGGCCAAAGAAATTCATACATTAGCGGCAGGCGTAAAACGCGATGCATAG